Proteins from a genomic interval of Gopherus evgoodei ecotype Sinaloan lineage chromosome 7, rGopEvg1_v1.p, whole genome shotgun sequence:
- the WNT8B gene encoding protein Wnt-8b gives MTGPKAYLIYSSSVAAGAQSGIEECKFQFAWDRWNCPERALQLSSHGGLRSANRETAFVHAISSAGVMYTLTRNCSLGDFDNCGCDDSRNGQLGGQGWLWGGCSDNVGFGEAISKQFVDALETGQDARAAMNLHNNEAGRKAVKGTMKRTCKCHGVSGSCTTQTCWLQLPEFREVGTYLKEKYHKALKVDLLQGAGNSAASRGAIAETFSSISKKELVHLEDSPDYCLENKTLGLLGTEGRECLKRGKALSRWEKRSCWRLCGDCGLAVEERRAEMVSSCNCKFHWCCAVRCEQCRKRVTKYFCVRKEKRERSGGGRATRKLKRKL, from the exons ATGACTGGCCCGAAG GCGTATCTCATCTACTCCAGCAGCGTGGCGGCTGGGGCCCAGAGCGGCATTGAGGAGTGCAAGTTCCAGTTCGCATGGGACCGCTGGAACTGCCCTGAGAGAGCGCTGCAGCTCTCCAGCCACGGCGGGCTGCGCAGTG CAAACCGAGAGACAGCCTTTGTCCATGCCATCAGCTCGGCAGGCGTCATGTACACGCTGACAAGGAACTGCAGCCTTGGGGACTTCGACAATTGTGGCTGTGATGACTCCCGCAACGGACAGCTCG GGGGACAAGGCTGGCTGTGGGGCGGCTGCAGCGACAATGTGGGCTTTGGAGAAGCCATTTCCAAGCAGTTTGTGGATGCCTTGGAGACGGGACAGGATGCCAGAGCGGCCATGAACCTGCACAACAATGAAGCTGGCCGGAAG GCGGTGAAGGGGACCATGAAGCGGACCTGCAAGTGCCACGGCGTGTCGGGCAGCTGCACCACCCAGActtgctggctgcagctgccCGAGTTCCGGGAGGTGGGCACGTATCTGAAGGAGAAGTACCACAAAGCCCTGAAAGTGGATCTGTTGCAAGGGGCGGGCAACAGTGCGGCCAGCCGGGGGGCCATCGCTGAGACCTTCAGCTCCATCTCCAAGAAGGAGCTGGTCCACTTGGAAGACTCCCCCGACTACTGCCTGGAGAACAAGACCCTGGGGCTGCTGGGGACCGAGGGCCGGGAGTGCCTCAAGCGGGGCAAGGCCCTCAGTCGGTGGGAGAAGCGGAGCTGCTGGCGGCTGTGCGGGGACTGTGGGCTGGCCGTGGAGGAGAGGCGGGCCGAGATGGTGTCCAGCTGCAACTGCAAGTTCCACTGGTGCTGCGCCGTGCGGTGCGAGCAGTGCCGCAAGAGGGTCACCAAGTACTTCTGCGTCCGCAAGGAGAAGCGGGAACGGAGTGGGGGCGGCAGGGCCACTCGCAAGCTCAAGAGGAAACTCTAA